From one Alosa alosa isolate M-15738 ecotype Scorff River chromosome 5, AALO_Geno_1.1, whole genome shotgun sequence genomic stretch:
- the naaladl1 gene encoding aminopeptidase NAALADL1 yields MLKYVLFGVGGVVTFVVGILIGHFGIQTNNSVPEWVSTLSKDVDESLIEKFIAEVDNLEIQENLRELTKVPHMATTAGDEKTVEFMLRRWQDSVSGLDQAWREDYKVYLSFPNQTQPNKVTVVSALNVVQYTAREKEKVYKPDQEDPEVVQPYAAYGPPGHPKGKLVYANQGKASDYEHLNKTVDLRGTIAIVRYGGAGRAAKAINAAPFGVLGVLVYTDPLDINDGIMSDIDETYPHSWYLPPSGVERGSFNTDFGDLLTPYLAAKEDTYRIPKEDITGIPPIPTQPIGFEDAYALICELGGDASPPEWRGAFNCSYNLGGPGFQSSSKFNNSDVKLDIYNREELKNSANVMGVIRGSVEPDRYVIYGNHRDSWVHGAIDPSSGTSVMLEITRVLGKMVKEGKWRPRRSIIFGSWGAEEFGLIGSAEYTEEYYSKLFQRTVAYINVDISVFANATLRASGSPSAQSVIFTAAKQVKTPGSDSTSVYDNWIRYFNRTSPTYGLIPSVGYLTGAGSDYAAFMHFLGITSMDFAYTYDRSKTKARIYPAYHTAYDTFDYSSKYIDPGFTSHQTVARTAGNVLLRLADSLLLPFNCRDYAESLEGYLNVALTNFKDELAARLISMEPLSQAVTRFRTAADKLNSVIQDLDLSKVTPLEVRKINDQLMLLDRAFLDPLAFPDKYGFRHVIWASKSSGLATFPGLADAFQRAQNTGLPADWSQAHKHLSILVQAIAGAASTIEDVM; encoded by the exons ATGCTGAAATATGTGCTGTTTGGGGTGGGTGGAGTGGTAACATTTGTGGTGGGCATTCTCATCGGACACTTTGGCATCCAGACAAACAACTCTGTCCCTGAATGGGTCTCCACACTCTCCAAAGATGTGGACGAAAGTCTGATTGAAAAGTTCATTGCCGAAGTGGACAACTTGGAGATTCAGGAGAATCTCAG AGAGCTGACTAAAGTCCCTCACATGGCGACCACTGCAGGAGATGAGAAGACCGTCGAGTTCATGTTGAGAAGATGGCAGGACTCTGTGAGTGGCCTGGACCAGGCCTGGAGAGAGGACTACAAGgtctatctgtctttcccaAACCAAACCCAACCCAATAAAGTGACTGTAG TCAGTGCCTTAAATGTTGTCCAATACACGGCCCGTGAAAAGGAAAAGGTCTATAAACCAGACCAGGAAGACCCAGAGGTGGTTCAGCCATATGCAGCCTATGGGCCTCCTGGCCATCCAAAG GGGAAGCTTGTATATGCCAATCAAGGTAAAGCCAGTGATTATGAGCACCTGAACAAGACAGTGGACCTTCGAGGTACAATTGCCATTGTCAGATATGGTGGTGCAGGAAGAGCAGCAAAG GCAATCAATGCTGCACCGTTTGGAGTTCTCGGGGTGTTAGTCTACACAGATCCTCTTGACATCAATGATGGCATAATGTCGGACATAGATGAGACTTACCCTCACTCGTggtacctccctccctctggtgTGGAGAGAGGATCCTTCAACACAGACTTTGGCGATTTACTGACACCCTACTTAGCAGCTAAAG AGGACACCTACAGAATTCCAAAAGAAGACATAACAGGCATTCCTCCTATCCCAACTCAGCCCATCGGTTTTGAGGATGCTTATGCTttaatctg TGAACTTGGTGGGGACGCATCTCCACCTGAATGGAGAGGAGCATTCAACTGTTCATACAACTTGGGAGGGCCAGGATTTCAATCTTCCTCTAAATTTAACAACAG TGATGTAAAGCTGGATATCTACAACCGAGAGGAACTGAAGAACTCAGCTAATGTGATGGGTGTGATACGAGGGAGTGTGGAGCCAG ACAGGTATGTCATCTACGGAAACCATAGAGACAGCTGGGTGCACGGAGCCATAGACCCCAGCAGTGGCACCTCCGTCATGTTAGAGATCACCAGAGTACTGGGCAAGATGGTGAAGGAAG GCAAATGGAGGCCTCGTCGGTCCATCATCTTTGGGAGCTGGGGAGCTGAGGAGTTCGGCCTCATTGGCTCAGCAGAGTATACAGAG GAGTACTACAGTAAGCTATTTCAGCGTACTGTTGCCTATATTAATGTGGACATCTCTGTATTTG CCAATGCCACGCTCCGCGCCTCGGGGTCCCCCTCGGCCCAGAGTGTCATCTTCACTGCCGCGAAGCAG GTAAAAACTCCTGGATCTGACTCAACATCAGTGTACGATAACTGGATTCGCTATTTCAATCGTACCAGTCCCACTTACGGACTTATACCAAG CGTTGGATACCTGACAGGAGCAGGAAGTGACTACGCTGCCTTCATGCATTTCCTGGGTATTACCTCAATGGACTTTGCCTACACCTATGATAGG AGTAAAACTAAGGCCCGCATCTACCCAGCCTATCACACAGCGTATGACACCTTTGACTACTCATCTAAGTACATTGATCCAG GTTTCACCAGTCACCAAACAGTTGCCAGGACAGCAGGGAATGTTTTGCTGCGTCTAGCCGATAGCCTCTTGTTGCCATTCAACTGTCGTGACTATGCTGAGAGTTTGGAAGGTTACCTCAATGTGGCCCTGACAAACTTCAAGGACGAGTTAGCTGCACGTTTGATTTCAATGG AACCACTGAGTCAAGCTGTAACTAGGTTCCGCACCGCAGCTGACAAGCTGAACAGTGTCATCCAAGATCTTGACCTTTCAAAAGTGAC GCCTCTTGAGGTTCGTAAGATCAACGACCAACTGATGCTGCTGGATCGAGCTTTCCTGGATCCTCTGGCATTTCCTGACAAATATGGATTTAG GCACGTGATCTGGGCTTCAAAATCCTCAGGATTAGCCACCTTCCCTGGACTCGCAGATGCCTTTCAGCGTGCCCAGAACACCGGCCTACCGGCCGACTGGAGTCAGGCCCATAAGCACCTGTCCATCCTGGTCCAGGCTATTGCAGGGGCCGCCAGCACTATAGAGGATGTCATGTAA
- the si:ch211-102c2.8 gene encoding trichohyalin, which translates to MAQTNYNVEAGEDGEDTDDLLCTDAAHSQGLASLALPRDHCDMLLDAIDAELSRLQAQNQNLRHDENCKGEGVKRLAYLCRSPSLSKDTGLGCTGLANDGEHQDTPSHEPECKRSTSSPPKPSGGRQDSAGPSEREGSSETSTPEEEQRGLDARTEQCRWRLERLLGRTDRGAPEIGTSTPPDPDSICTEDFTQRFREETVDLEEKSRTESTQSMPHDTAALDKLPSFTGARDPATENGSIGINVRYLAGVPVRSFDAVTIDSDLDSVRTEQVHRHLHKSFDHRKVIKAVEQMNSMFSDHSDCDTLAEEEGSQQYRALASTATIGSCGRQRIEKSPQSRGQLFSSDESSEESESVQHSRCDHKGGRHRSSAHRRSRGNRVKQNRGNSLSCGWILEQMTERRLLEETLSHLRKDSEREENKLLMKRAQLCETEQSLADLLQQQQCVLQQLELLRLEVEQKERDSQRLQANLRDNTAQSDTSRCELRRLQTQRDSCLLEVRGLQEELDTLERSQIVHWEGGEARLAGGVSVLEREEMDRLLENAKSDLFSEQRRFRHTLDSMSEKLDEAQQELDQRAEELRTLRRRCTELEVQLTNTSRLREEQEECLQRQLKDQEGTVGALERIVAQKEVLLLGLQQERSALQMELNTQKEEHHKQCSDIQEQGQRKKEEALEAHRLQLSLDHEKNLQQVRLQAQELKSEALREQAQSHTQHMEFLESCIKLKEEEVRRLTGALETQEEAMRRHEEQLRGETEEKVQKALDQEQRRWEEQREAALQEQRRRMEREAQGAQADLQAEVEKERRNALGLQSKMLELQAKVQTLENELCLQQREQSSTQAAMVQALREEHQAELLRQRKQAEQEAQMESLRLRQILQQSEAQLQSLQATLAVQERDHQMAQERHEQQQRRWAQELQMECQTLQSMLGNGGHGNTLLSCTLGQAVETLQALRLQFQTFISGLQQELELQKHTNQKLGQDKEHELRLEREQMLMEKERALQTLRERLIQEHIEELSILNRPQLRGALEGGVVDSLRRQLRDKDEELRQVQRSMSQWKEKTAARLARRFEEELTAELDKCKADLLKRRRTPRLRSDQEKKLQRLEEEMRQLTMGGDFDNMPSATLSSPVPQNPPSALRSQDLASYKLLRHLQSRIRQLHSESRTHQHSPPHLAVGPTELTGSYLETIPDTQESSWPFKTAK; encoded by the exons ATGGCACAAACCAACTACAATGTGGAAGCAGGGGAGGATGGTGAAGATACTGATGATCTGCTTTGCACAG ATGCAGCTCACAGTCAGGGCTTGGCATCCTTAGCACTACCGAGGGACCACTGTGACATGCTCTTGGACGCCATTGATGCTGAACTGAGCCGCCTTCAG GCACAGAATCAAAATCTCAGACACGATGAAAACTGTAAAGGAGAAGGTGTGAAGAGATTAG CATACCTATGCAGAAGTCCATCTCTGAGTAAGGACACTGGCTTGGGATGCACCGGTCTTGCCAACGATGGAGAGCACCAGGACACACCCTCCCATGAGCCAGAATGCAAACGTTCCACCAGCTCACCTC CTAAGCCCTCTGGTGGTAGGCAGGACTCAGCCGGACCctcggagagagaggggagcagcGAGACGTCGACCCCAGAAGAGGAGCAGCGTGGGCTGGACGCCCGGACGGAGCAGTGCCGCTGGAGGCTGGAGAGGCTGCTGGGGAGGACCGACCGAGGGGCACCAGAGATCGGCACGTCCACGCCACCCGACCCAGACAGCATCTGCACGGAGGACTTCACCCAGCGTTTCAGGGAGGAGACTGTGGACCTGGAGGAGAAGAGTAGAACTGAGTCCACCCAATCCATGCCACATGATACTG CTGCTCTCGACAAGCTTCCGAGTTTCACTGGTGCCAGAGATCCGGCCACTGAGAACGGAAGCATTGGAATTAACGTCAGATACCTGGCAG GAGTTCCGGTGAGAAGCTTTGATGCAGTGACCATAGACAGCGACCTGGACTCGGTGCGCACTGAACAAGTCCATAGGCACCTGCACAAGTCTTTTGACCACAGGAAAG TCATTAAAGCTGTTGAACAAATGAACAGCATGTTCTCTGACCACAGTGACTGTGACACGCTGGCCGAAGAGGAGGGGAGCCagcagtaca GGGCACTGGCCTCTACAGCCACCATAGGCTCCTGTGGACGGCAGCGCATCGAGAAGTCGCCCCAATCCAGAGGACAACTGTTTAG TTCTGATGAGAGCAGTGAGGAGAGTGAATCTGTCCAGCACTCCAGATGTGACCATAAAGGCGGAAGACACCGGAGCAGTGCGCACAGGAGATCGAGAGGAAATCGGGTCAAACAAAACCGAGGAAACAGT CTCTCCTGTGGGTGGATCCTGGAGCAGATGACAGAGAGACGACTCTTAGAGGAAACCCTGTCTCATCTCAGAAAG gacagtgagagggaggagaataAATTGCTCATGAAGAGAGCTCAGCTGTGTGAAACGGAGCAATCTCTGGCCGATCTTCTTCAACAACAGCAG tgtgtgttgcagCAGCTGGAGCTGCTGAGGCTGGAGGTTGAGCAGAAGGAGAGGGACAGCCAGAGACTTCAGGCCAATCTGAGGGACAACACAGCCCAATCTGACACCTCCAG ATGTGAGCTGCGAAGGCTGCAGACCCAAAGGGACTCATGTCTGCTGGAGGTTAGAGGTCTGCAGGAGGAACTGGACACCTTGGAGAGAAGTCAGATTGTCCactgggagggaggggaggccAGG CTGGCTggtggtgtgtctgtgctggagagggaggagatggacAGACTGCTGGAGAACGCCAAATCCGACCTGTTCTCCGAACAGCGCCGCTTCAGACACACTCTGGACTCCATGTCAGAA AAGCTGGATGAAGCGCAGCAGGAGTTAGACCAGAGAGCGGAGGAGCTGAGGACACTGAGGAGGAGGTGCACTGAGCTGGAGGTCCAGCTCACCAACACCAGCAGACtaagagaggagcaggaggag TGCTTGCAGAGACAGCTGAAGGACCAGGAGGGGACGGTGGGGGCGCTTGAGCGTATTGTGGCCCAGAAagaggtgctgctgctgggactGCAACAGGAGAGGAGCGCCCTGCAGATGGAGCTCAACACTCAGAAGGAAGAGCATCACAAACAATGCAGTGACATTCAGGAGCAGGGACAGCGTAAAAAG GAAGAGGCGCTGGAGGCACATAGGTTACAGTTGTCTCTGGACCATGAGAAGAATCTTCAACAG GTCCGTCTGCAGGCCCAGGAGTTGAAGTCTGAGGCACTGAGAGAACAGGCCCAgtcccacacacaacacatggagTTCCTGGAGAGCTGCATCAAG ctgaaggaggaggaggtgaggaggctCACGGGGGCTCTGGAGACACAGGAGGAGGCCATGAGGAGGCACGAGGAGCAGCTGAGAGGAGAGACTGAGGAGAAG GTGCAGAAGGCCCTGGATCAGGAGCAGAGGAGGTgggaggagcagagggaggCGGCGCTGCAGGAGCAGCGcaggaggatggagagggaggcgCAGGGGGCGCAAGCGGACTTGCAGGCCgaggtggagaaggagaggaggaatgcGTTAGGCCTTCAGAGCAAAATGCTGGAGTTGCAGGCC AAGGTGCAGACGCTGGAAAATGAGCTGTGTCTGCAGCAGAGGGAGCAGTCGTCTACACAGGCCGCCATGGTGCAAGCGCTTAGAGAGGAGCATCAGGCAGAGCTACTGAGGCAGCGCAAACAAGCAGAGCAg GAGGCGCAGATGGAGAGCCTGAGGTTAAGACAGATTCTCCAGCAGTCAGAGGCACAGCTGCAGTCTCTGCAGGCTACACTTGCAGTGCAGGAGCGCgaccaccagatggcgcagGAGAGGCACGAGCAGCAGCAGCGTCGCTGGGCTCAGGAGCTGCAGATGGAGTGCCAAACCCTGCAGAGTATGCTGGGAAATGGTGGACATGGAAACACACTGCTCAG CTGCACTTTAGGCCAAGCAGTGGAGACGCTCCAGGCCCTTAGATTGCAGTTCCAGACATTCATTTCCGGGCTTCAGCAAGAGTTGGAGTTACAGAAACACACCAACCAGAAATTAGGACAGGACAAG GAACACGAGCTTCGTCTTGAGAGGGAGCAGATGCttatggagaaggagagagcccTGCAGACACTGCGGGAGAGACTCATACAA GAGCACATAGAGGAGCTGAGCATCCTGAACCGGCCGCAGCTGCGCGGGGCTCTGGAGGGCGGTGTGGTGGACTCACTGCGCCGACAGCTGAGGGACAAGGACGAGGAGCTGCGGCAGGTCCAGAGGAGCATGAGCCAGTGGAAGGAGAAGACCGCTGCACGGCTGGCCCGAAGGTTTGAGGAGGAGCTAACGGCTGAGCTGGACAA ATGCAAAGCAGATTTGCTCAAGAGAAG AAGAACTCCAAGACTGCGCTCAGACCAGGAGAAGAAGCTTCAGCgtctggaggaggagatgaggcaGCTCACCATG GGCGGTGACTTTGACAACATGCCCTCGGCCACACTTTCGTCCCCGGTGCCCCAAAACCCCCCGTCTGCCCTCCGCTCTCAGGACCTGGCCTCCTACAAGCTTCTCCGGCACCTACAGAGCCGCATCCGGCAGCTGCACTCCGAGAGCCGGACCCACCAGCACAGCCCTCCTCACCTGGCCGTTGGTCCCACCGAGCTGACCGGCTCCTACCTGGAAACG ATTCCAGATACTCAGGAAAGCAGTTGGCCTTTTAAAACGGCGAAATAA